One Mycobacteriales bacterium genomic window, TGGCCGTGAGCGCGCACCTCACCCCCGACGTGCGGGAGGTGCTGTCGGTGCAGGGCGCACTCGACGCGCGGGCGGCGCGGGGCGGAACCGCTCCCGCGCGGGTCGCGGAGCAGCTCGCGGAGCTTCGAACCACGGTCGAGGCGCATCAGGAGTGGTCCGGCACCGCGTGAGGCCGATCGCGCGGTCGTTCTACGACCGCCCGGTGCTCGCGGTGGCACGCGACCTGCTCGGTTGCGTCGTCAGCGCGGGCGGAGTGTCGATCCGGCTCACCGAGGTCGAGGCGTACGACGGAGCCAATGACGCCGCGTCGCACGCGTACCGCGGTCCTTCGCCGCGCAACGCCGTCATGTTCGGGCCACCCGGCCACGCCTACGTCTACTTCACCTACGGGATGCACTACTGCATGAACCTCGTGTGCGCGCCAGAGGGAACCGCCGCGGCCGTGCTGCTTCGGGCCGGCGAGGTCGTCGACGGGCTCGACGTCGCGCATGCGCGGCGACCCGCTGCGCGTGCGGCACGTGACCTGGCCCGTGGCCCGGCGCGGCTGTGCACGGCACTCGCGGTCGACCGCGCGTTCGACGGCGTCGACGTCACAGTGCCCGGGTCGCCGATCACCGTGCACGCGGGTGCGGGCGTACCGGACGAGGCGGTCCGGGTCGGCCCGCGCGTCGGGATCTCCGCGGCGGCGGACTGGCCGTACCGATTTTGGATCGACGGGGCGGCAACGGTGTCCGCGTTTCGTCCGCACGTGCCGCGGCGGCGGGGGACCGCCTGAGACAATGGCGGGGTGACCGCCGACATCCTCGACGAGCTCGCGTGGCGTGGGCTGATCGCCCAGACCACCGACGAGGCCGCGCTTCGCAAAGAGCTCGCGGACGGTCCGGTGACGCTCTACTGCGGCTTCGACCCGACCGCGGAGAGCCTGCACGCGGGCAACCTGCTCCAGCTGATCACCCTGCGAC contains:
- a CDS encoding DNA-3-methyladenine glycosylase; this translates as MRPIARSFYDRPVLAVARDLLGCVVSAGGVSIRLTEVEAYDGANDAASHAYRGPSPRNAVMFGPPGHAYVYFTYGMHYCMNLVCAPEGTAAAVLLRAGEVVDGLDVAHARRPAARAARDLARGPARLCTALAVDRAFDGVDVTVPGSPITVHAGAGVPDEAVRVGPRVGISAAADWPYRFWIDGAATVSAFRPHVPRRRGTA